One window of Saccharopolyspora phatthalungensis genomic DNA carries:
- a CDS encoding demethylmenaquinone methyltransferase has translation MSRAGLDKNPREVAAMFDGVARRYDLTNTVLSFGQDRRWREVTRRALAPKPGERVLDLAAGSGVSTQEFARSGAWCVAADFSLGMLSVGRDRGVPMVAADALRLPFADGAFDAATISFGLRNLVDTVAGLREMLRVVRPGGRLVVCEFSTPTWQPFRAIYLNYLMRALPPIARAVSSNPDAYVYLAESIRAWPDQRALAELIAEVGWTHVAWRDLTSGVVAVHRAVKPS, from the coding sequence GTGTCTCGGGCCGGTTTGGACAAGAATCCTCGCGAGGTCGCCGCGATGTTCGACGGCGTCGCGCGCAGGTACGACCTCACCAACACGGTGCTGTCCTTCGGACAGGACCGGCGGTGGCGGGAAGTGACCAGGCGGGCCTTGGCCCCGAAGCCGGGCGAGCGGGTGCTCGACCTGGCCGCCGGAAGCGGTGTGTCGACCCAGGAATTCGCCCGCTCCGGGGCGTGGTGCGTGGCAGCGGACTTCTCGCTGGGCATGCTGTCAGTCGGCCGCGATCGCGGGGTGCCGATGGTCGCGGCGGATGCGCTCCGGTTGCCCTTCGCCGACGGTGCCTTCGACGCGGCGACGATCTCGTTCGGGCTGCGGAACCTGGTCGACACGGTCGCCGGTCTGCGGGAAATGCTGCGGGTGGTGCGCCCTGGCGGCCGGTTGGTGGTGTGCGAGTTCTCGACCCCGACCTGGCAGCCGTTCCGCGCGATCTACCTGAACTACTTGATGCGGGCGCTGCCGCCGATAGCCCGCGCTGTGTCGTCCAATCCGGACGCCTACGTCTATCTCGCCGAGTCCATCCGCGCGTGGCCGGACCAGCGTGCGCTCGCGGAGCTGATCGCCGAGGTCGGCTGGACCCATGTGGCCTGGCGCGACCTCACCAGCGGCGTCGTGGCGGTCCACCGCGCGGTCAAGCCTTCCTGA
- a CDS encoding EamA family transporter: protein MGELLALSSALCFGMAHFVNGLVSRRFSGIVVAAHAQVGATLVSLLLLAFPIGPATPSAVCWGAISGLGTGIGVTLLYRAMQRGPMSVVVPISDVGAVTLPVVFGIALLDERPTPLALCGIAASVPAIWLVSGGKRASRRAPGGRGVPDALIAGIGFAVQFIGMGQIPADAGWYPVIISRIASVVVIGVLVLRTAGARRLPAKSAATALVGGAVGTVAIILYLLAAGRQMMSIAVVLAALYPAVPVILALLLLGERIDRAQLLGLLCAAVAIGLLSLA from the coding sequence ATGGGGGAGCTCCTCGCGTTGAGCTCGGCGCTGTGCTTCGGCATGGCGCACTTCGTGAACGGGCTGGTGTCACGCCGCTTTTCGGGCATCGTCGTCGCGGCTCACGCGCAGGTGGGCGCAACCCTGGTCAGCCTGCTGCTGCTCGCCTTTCCGATCGGACCCGCCACCCCGTCGGCCGTGTGCTGGGGCGCGATTTCCGGGCTGGGCACCGGGATCGGCGTGACGTTGTTGTACCGGGCGATGCAACGCGGGCCGATGAGTGTGGTGGTCCCCATCAGCGATGTCGGCGCGGTGACGCTGCCGGTCGTGTTCGGCATCGCCCTGCTGGACGAACGGCCGACTCCGTTGGCACTGTGCGGAATCGCGGCCAGCGTGCCGGCGATCTGGTTGGTCTCCGGCGGAAAGCGGGCTTCGCGACGCGCTCCGGGCGGGCGCGGCGTGCCGGACGCGTTGATCGCCGGGATCGGTTTCGCCGTGCAGTTCATCGGAATGGGGCAGATTCCCGCAGACGCCGGTTGGTACCCGGTCATCATCAGCCGCATCGCCTCGGTCGTAGTCATCGGCGTGTTGGTCCTCCGAACGGCCGGGGCGCGGCGGCTGCCCGCGAAGTCGGCTGCGACCGCGCTGGTGGGCGGAGCCGTCGGCACCGTTGCGATCATCCTCTACTTGCTTGCCGCCGGTCGGCAGATGATGTCCATCGCCGTCGTGCTCGCGGCCCTTTACCCGGCCGTACCGGTGATTCTCGCGCTCCTGCTGCTCGGCGAACGCATCGACCGCGCACAGCTCCTGGGCCTGTTGTGCGCAGCAGTGGCGATCGGCCTGCTGTCGTTGGCGTAG
- a CDS encoding MarR family winged helix-turn-helix transcriptional regulator: protein MHEPRLANLLGAAALAVTDEVHGAVRTTGLNPSQVTALVLLRGESGLSVTELAKRIGIHQTACTRMVDALQERGLVERRHTVGKWTHVHPTEAGLQAAEDVLQARGHSLLRVIARLGDDDRRALVDGLEKLLTGLYEEVGSADRICRMCDRPACTPTGHACPVGAAERAHRGP, encoded by the coding sequence ATGCATGAACCGCGGCTTGCCAACCTTCTCGGTGCCGCTGCGCTGGCCGTCACCGACGAGGTCCACGGCGCGGTGCGCACCACCGGGCTCAACCCGAGCCAGGTCACGGCGCTGGTGCTGCTCCGCGGCGAATCCGGACTCAGCGTCACCGAGCTCGCAAAACGGATCGGGATCCACCAGACCGCGTGCACGCGGATGGTCGACGCGCTACAGGAGCGCGGTCTGGTCGAACGTCGGCACACCGTCGGCAAGTGGACCCACGTGCACCCCACCGAGGCAGGCCTGCAAGCCGCCGAGGACGTCCTGCAGGCTCGCGGGCATTCGCTGCTGCGGGTGATCGCGCGGCTGGGCGACGACGATCGGCGCGCTTTGGTCGACGGGCTGGAGAAGCTGCTGACCGGCTTGTACGAGGAGGTCGGCTCGGCCGACCGGATCTGCCGGATGTGCGACCGGCCCGCATGCACGCCGACCGGGCACGCCTGCCCGGTCGGTGCCGCGGAACGCGCCCACCGCGGGCCGTAG